In Streptomyces canus, one DNA window encodes the following:
- a CDS encoding PP2C family protein-serine/threonine phosphatase, whose translation MPSHLSADHPAAQPPGRGSVDALISQTRRLKGDVDAVRRDAPSDGSDPQERWQRALYDLALHQLTDLDEHLAQLREGPPPVPSVPGAQSAARTAPPAPRRGSLLSRVGSAEWNLLTDEASWSGELYEILGRDRTAPPLTLDELPSLVLDEDRPTLTGMVTDCLVDAKRIDGEFRVVRPDGEVRTVHMMGEPVLGADDSTASMWAVLRDVSELRRSERAVSETRDSLQRQRQRAQSEHRLAVELQEAVLPPWRGSLRLPHQGTETLDLAAHYLPSSASALIGGDWYDALELADGETLLSVGDLTGHGVAVASGMATLLGAVRGMAMAGTQPGQLMSLLNQLLDATVQPALGSAVCCRYRPKTRTLVWAQAGHPAPLLFRSGTGRRLNSPDGVLLGATSGAVYAQAEETLEPGDLLLLHTDGLVPGRSSTAAVNRLLDLAPRFDGARTAQDCVRMVMEEFGETEREDDACVLIAKVTA comes from the coding sequence ATGCCGTCCCACCTCTCCGCGGACCACCCCGCCGCCCAGCCGCCAGGACGCGGCTCGGTCGACGCGCTGATTTCGCAGACACGGCGGCTCAAGGGCGATGTGGACGCCGTACGACGGGACGCGCCCAGTGACGGTTCGGACCCCCAGGAGCGCTGGCAGCGCGCGCTGTACGACCTCGCACTTCACCAACTCACCGATCTGGACGAGCACTTGGCGCAGCTGCGGGAAGGCCCGCCGCCCGTGCCGTCGGTACCCGGGGCACAGTCCGCCGCGCGAACCGCGCCGCCCGCTCCCCGGCGCGGCTCGCTGCTCAGCCGGGTCGGCAGCGCGGAGTGGAACCTCCTTACGGACGAGGCGAGTTGGTCCGGGGAGCTGTACGAGATACTCGGCCGCGACCGCACAGCTCCCCCGCTCACCCTCGACGAACTCCCTTCCCTGGTGCTCGACGAGGACCGGCCGACACTGACGGGCATGGTCACGGACTGTCTGGTCGATGCCAAACGCATAGACGGCGAGTTCCGTGTCGTGCGCCCGGACGGCGAGGTGCGCACCGTCCACATGATGGGCGAGCCCGTGCTCGGCGCCGACGACAGCACCGCCTCGATGTGGGCCGTGCTGCGGGACGTCAGCGAACTGCGGCGCAGTGAACGGGCGGTGAGCGAGACCCGTGACTCGTTACAACGCCAGAGGCAGCGCGCGCAGAGCGAGCACCGGCTCGCGGTCGAGCTGCAGGAGGCCGTGCTGCCGCCGTGGCGTGGCTCCCTGCGGCTCCCGCACCAGGGCACCGAGACCCTGGACCTGGCCGCCCACTATCTACCGTCGTCGGCCAGCGCCCTGATCGGCGGCGACTGGTACGACGCACTCGAACTGGCCGACGGCGAGACCCTGCTGAGCGTCGGCGACCTCACCGGGCACGGAGTCGCCGTGGCCTCCGGCATGGCGACCCTCCTCGGCGCCGTGCGCGGCATGGCGATGGCGGGCACCCAACCCGGCCAACTGATGTCGCTGCTCAACCAGTTGCTCGACGCCACCGTGCAGCCGGCTCTCGGCAGCGCGGTCTGCTGCCGCTACCGTCCCAAGACCCGCACCCTGGTCTGGGCGCAGGCCGGGCACCCCGCCCCGCTGCTGTTCCGGAGCGGGACGGGGCGCAGGCTGAACTCACCCGACGGCGTGCTCCTCGGCGCGACCTCCGGAGCCGTCTACGCGCAGGCCGAGGAGACCCTCGAACCGGGCGACCTGCTCCTGCTGCACACGGACGGACTGGTACCCGGGCGCAGCAGTACGGCTGCCGTGAACCGGCTCCTCGACCTGGCCCCCCGTTTCGACGGGGCGCGCACCGCACAGGACTGTGTGCGCATGGTCATGGAGGAGTTCGGCGAGACCGAGCGCGAGGACGACGCCTGCGTGCTCATCGCGAAGGTGACTGCATAA
- a CDS encoding ATP-binding protein: MVQRSVRSRRTLLERESELAAVDEALAELTGLRTDGAEARGRSRGAVLAVAGRAGIGKTTLLTEVRRRAAARGCTVLAARGGDQEQRVAFHVARQLLQPQFAGAGEADLRAQLGSWFDIVGPALGLCAPTDGAPPDPQGLRDGLDWVLTHLAVLRSPMVLVLDDAHWADPESLGWLAAFAPRAEELPLLVVVAYRPDELPDHAESFRALPGRAGGRPLDLEPLSAVAVARLVRETLGAHADDAFCRECWAVTAGNPFETVELTAKVHDRGVTPTEDAAHLLRDLAAAVKGSGLVARLERLGTSTVRFAWACAVLGTEIHPHLAAAVAGLGHEEAADAADALRGARILTGGESLEFVHPLIATAVYRAIPAGFRVALHGQAAWCVVDDGRGPAAAARHLLETHPDGDPWVVQQLRAAAAETLRSGAPDAARSYLARALREAPPSEDRAAVLYELGSASLLTEPATTVNHLRAALEEPIADSALRHRIVYRLSQVLAHSDRLAEASDTLAREIRVTGDARVKLRMVAEQFMWDAFRADEPDHPSRSRRMARLADRLTGRDLTERYIIGLRTWDAVLRGEPAHIALHHAERALVGGLGWADPDRGFEVPVLVALAFTYADRPGRTEELFAAGIADFERQGWRGAHLSFAYTLLAYVRFRRGRLAEAEDFVRAGLRLAERVGPGTPAQWYAVGILIEVLLARGRVHEAAQTAEDHSFGPPFPAVVVFPDAQTVYGELLLARGLTKDAAAELAAAGRRLEPRGMRNPAWCPWQLHLARAESHDAPERAVTTALEAVARARQFGTPSAVGQALRLAAEVSPDSARVKLLEESVAHLERSPAAYELACALVALGTELRRTGRAREAAEHLYRGLDTAVQCGADGLIETARDELTAAGLRPRRLHSTETDTLTARERTVANLAAQGHTEEEIAKELNADEQTTTRLLSAVCRKLGTDSAGLRTVSGPP; encoded by the coding sequence ATGGTGCAGCGCAGTGTGCGGAGCAGAAGGACTCTCCTGGAGCGGGAGAGTGAACTTGCCGCCGTCGACGAGGCGTTGGCAGAGCTCACCGGGCTGCGCACGGACGGTGCCGAAGCGCGCGGGCGCTCCCGCGGCGCTGTGCTCGCCGTCGCCGGCCGGGCCGGCATCGGCAAGACGACCCTGCTCACCGAGGTCCGTCGCCGTGCCGCCGCCCGGGGCTGCACGGTGCTGGCCGCCCGCGGCGGCGACCAGGAGCAGCGGGTCGCCTTCCATGTCGCCCGGCAGCTGCTGCAGCCGCAGTTCGCCGGCGCGGGCGAAGCCGATCTCCGTGCCCAGCTGGGGAGTTGGTTCGACATCGTCGGCCCCGCACTCGGCCTGTGCGCTCCGACCGACGGGGCGCCGCCCGACCCGCAGGGCCTGCGGGACGGACTCGACTGGGTGCTCACCCATCTCGCCGTCCTGCGCTCCCCGATGGTGCTGGTGCTCGACGACGCCCACTGGGCCGACCCCGAATCGCTGGGCTGGCTGGCCGCGTTCGCACCCCGTGCCGAGGAACTCCCGCTGCTGGTGGTCGTCGCCTACCGGCCCGACGAACTCCCCGACCACGCCGAGTCGTTCAGGGCACTGCCCGGCCGGGCCGGCGGACGCCCGCTCGACCTGGAACCGCTGAGCGCCGTCGCCGTCGCCCGTCTCGTACGGGAGACGCTCGGTGCGCACGCCGACGACGCGTTCTGCCGGGAATGCTGGGCCGTCACCGCGGGCAACCCCTTCGAGACGGTCGAGCTGACCGCCAAGGTGCACGACCGCGGCGTCACCCCGACCGAGGACGCGGCGCACCTCCTGCGTGATCTCGCGGCCGCGGTCAAGGGCAGCGGGCTGGTCGCCCGCCTCGAACGCCTCGGCACCTCGACCGTCCGCTTCGCCTGGGCCTGCGCGGTCCTCGGCACCGAGATCCATCCCCACCTCGCCGCCGCCGTCGCCGGACTCGGCCACGAAGAGGCCGCCGACGCGGCCGACGCCCTGCGCGGCGCCCGCATCCTCACCGGCGGCGAATCCCTGGAGTTCGTCCACCCACTCATCGCCACCGCCGTCTACCGGGCCATCCCGGCCGGGTTCCGCGTCGCGCTGCACGGCCAGGCCGCCTGGTGCGTGGTCGACGACGGACGGGGCCCTGCCGCCGCCGCCCGCCACCTCCTGGAGACGCATCCCGACGGCGACCCCTGGGTCGTCCAGCAACTGCGCGCCGCCGCGGCCGAGACCCTGCGCTCCGGCGCTCCCGACGCGGCCCGCAGCTATCTCGCCCGCGCCCTGCGCGAAGCTCCGCCTTCCGAGGACCGGGCCGCCGTCCTGTACGAACTGGGCAGTGCCTCCCTGCTCACCGAACCGGCCACCACGGTCAACCACCTGCGCGCCGCCCTCGAGGAGCCCATCGCCGACTCCGCTCTGCGCCACCGCATCGTCTACCGGCTCTCCCAGGTCCTCGCCCACAGCGACCGCCTCGCCGAGGCCTCCGACACCCTCGCCCGCGAGATCAGGGTCACCGGCGACGCCCGCGTCAAGCTGCGCATGGTGGCCGAACAGTTCATGTGGGACGCCTTCCGCGCCGACGAACCCGACCACCCCTCCCGCTCCCGCCGCATGGCGCGGCTCGCCGACCGTCTCACCGGCCGCGACCTCACCGAGCGGTACATCATCGGCCTGCGCACCTGGGACGCCGTCCTGCGCGGCGAACCCGCCCACATCGCCCTCCACCACGCCGAGCGCGCCCTCGTCGGCGGCCTCGGCTGGGCCGATCCCGACCGCGGCTTCGAGGTGCCCGTCCTGGTCGCCCTCGCCTTCACCTACGCCGACCGCCCGGGCCGCACGGAGGAGCTCTTCGCCGCCGGGATCGCCGACTTCGAACGGCAGGGCTGGCGCGGCGCCCACCTCTCCTTCGCCTACACCCTGCTCGCCTACGTCCGTTTCCGCCGCGGACGCCTGGCCGAGGCCGAGGACTTCGTCCGCGCGGGACTGCGCCTCGCCGAGCGCGTCGGGCCGGGCACCCCGGCCCAGTGGTACGCCGTGGGCATCCTCATCGAGGTCCTGCTCGCCCGTGGCCGGGTCCACGAGGCCGCGCAGACCGCCGAGGACCACTCCTTCGGCCCCCCTTTCCCGGCCGTGGTGGTCTTCCCCGACGCCCAGACCGTGTACGGCGAGCTGCTGCTGGCGCGCGGCCTCACCAAGGACGCGGCCGCCGAGCTGGCAGCCGCCGGCCGCCGCCTGGAACCGCGCGGCATGCGCAACCCCGCGTGGTGCCCCTGGCAGCTCCACCTGGCCCGCGCCGAGAGCCACGACGCCCCGGAGCGGGCGGTCACGACGGCCCTCGAAGCGGTGGCACGAGCCCGCCAGTTCGGGACCCCTTCGGCGGTGGGCCAGGCACTCCGGCTGGCTGCCGAGGTCTCACCGGACTCGGCCCGAGTGAAGCTCCTGGAGGAGTCGGTCGCCCACCTGGAACGTTCTCCGGCCGCGTACGAGCTCGCCTGCGCGCTGGTGGCGCTGGGCACGGAACTCCGTCGCACGGGTCGTGCCCGGGAGGCGGCGGAACACCTCTACCGGGGTCTCGACACAGCCGTCCAGTGCGGCGCCGACGGTCTGATCGAGACCGCCCGCGACGAACTGACCGCCGCGGGCCTCCGTCCCCGCCGGCTGCACAGCACGGAGACGGACACGCTCACGGCGCGCGAACGTACGGTGGCGAACCTGGCGGCGCAGGGACACACCGAGGAGGAGATCGCGAAGGAGCTGAACGCCGATGAGCAGACGACGACACGGTTGCTGTCGGCCGTATGTCGCAAGCTGGGAACGGACAGTGCAGGCCTGCGAACGGTGAGTGGTCCCCCGTAG
- a CDS encoding aminoglycoside phosphotransferase family protein — translation MYAASSSVSAPPRSPHLRPAGGGPYLDPARPTAPVPGTGRTRRVPGLGTQPLSGRLDLSGPQGAQLRTAIASVHRICPEFAPVQVLRRSGRSVLLVGTTGRSTAVAKCLLDHSPVWAERIRHEIAAYRSFVRHRPPVRVPRLIAADPDNCTLVIERMPGRVAALHRHPAEAPPRADIRAALGAVCRLNAWRPPAGTFNAPLDYAARISRYHELGLLTDRDMGDLQKLLHGIAHSGGRQGMGQFCHGDALLSNILLSPAGPVLVDWEHAGWYLPGYDLATLWSVLGDAPVARRQISQIAQSAGPASRDAFLVNLMLVLTREIRTYETAVQRSMHDATPAAPGAAHPGAAPSGEEQRLLLRRLHDDCQLARRAVRAAVGTR, via the coding sequence ATGTACGCAGCATCGTCCTCTGTGTCCGCCCCGCCCCGGTCGCCGCATCTCCGCCCGGCGGGCGGTGGCCCCTACCTCGACCCCGCGCGTCCGACGGCCCCCGTACCGGGTACGGGCAGGACGCGGCGCGTTCCGGGGCTCGGCACCCAACCGCTCAGCGGGAGACTCGACTTGTCCGGCCCCCAGGGCGCCCAGCTGCGCACGGCGATCGCGTCGGTGCACCGGATCTGCCCGGAGTTCGCCCCGGTGCAGGTGCTGCGCCGCAGCGGACGCTCCGTGCTCCTGGTCGGTACGACGGGACGCAGCACGGCTGTCGCCAAGTGCTTACTCGACCACTCCCCCGTATGGGCCGAGCGGATCCGGCACGAAATAGCCGCATACCGTTCGTTCGTCCGGCACCGGCCCCCGGTGCGCGTCCCGCGGCTGATCGCGGCGGACCCGGACAACTGCACCCTGGTCATCGAGCGGATGCCCGGCCGGGTGGCGGCTCTGCACCGGCATCCGGCCGAAGCCCCGCCGCGCGCGGACATCAGGGCGGCGCTCGGCGCGGTGTGCCGGCTCAACGCCTGGCGTCCGCCCGCGGGCACCTTCAACGCCCCCCTCGACTACGCGGCCCGCATCTCCCGCTACCACGAGCTGGGACTGCTGACCGACCGGGACATGGGCGACCTGCAGAAGCTGCTGCACGGCATCGCCCACTCGGGGGGCCGACAGGGCATGGGCCAGTTCTGCCACGGCGATGCGCTGCTCTCGAACATCCTGCTCTCACCGGCCGGTCCAGTGCTGGTGGACTGGGAGCACGCGGGCTGGTATCTGCCGGGCTACGATCTGGCGACGCTGTGGTCGGTCCTCGGCGACGCCCCGGTGGCCCGCCGTCAGATCAGCCAGATCGCCCAGTCGGCGGGCCCCGCCTCGCGGGACGCCTTCCTGGTGAACCTGATGCTCGTCCTGACTCGTGAGATCCGTACCTACGAGACGGCCGTGCAGCGTTCGATGCACGACGCGACCCCGGCGGCACCGGGCGCGGCCCACCCGGGTGCTGCGCCGTCCGGCGAGGAACAGCGGCTGCTGCTGAGGCGGCTGCACGACGACTGCCAGCTGGCCCGTCGGGCCGTGCGCGCGGCGGTCGGCACTCGCTGA
- a CDS encoding DNA-binding protein NsdB has translation MSGQPNTRLSDLFGLAGWSKGELARLVNRQAAAMGHPQLSTDTSRVRRWIDMGEIPRDPVPRVLAALFTERLGRVVTIEDLGLVRHGRTGKRQGDGSVEHPDGMPWAPDRTAAVLTEFTGMDLMLNRRGLVGAGAALTAGSVLSSAMHDWLHTDPALTADAPQFDDPLHADPAGFDRYEAAPIGSQEIEELERSVEVFRAWDAARGGGLQRKAVVGQLNEVGGMLAYRQPDHLQRRLWGVAANLAVLAGWMSHDVGLEPTAQKYFVIAAHAAREGGDRPRAGEALSRAARQMVHLGRPDDALDLMKLARSGSGEQVLPRTRAMLYTIEAWAQASMGKGQAMRRTLGQAEDLFVSDKSDVPPPSWMQTFKEEDLYGMQALAYRTLAEHDPSAAAHAQHYAEKALALRVDGRQRSKIFDFLSMASACFIADDPEQADRYARLALVSMGSNSSHRTWDRLRQMYRLTAEYSSYPKINELREEIRQALPKPKGRGGNSARA, from the coding sequence GTGAGCGGACAACCCAACACCCGACTTTCGGACCTGTTCGGCCTCGCCGGCTGGTCCAAGGGTGAACTCGCGAGGCTGGTCAACCGGCAGGCGGCGGCCATGGGCCATCCGCAGCTCTCGACCGACACCTCGCGGGTGCGGCGGTGGATCGACATGGGAGAGATCCCGCGCGATCCGGTGCCGCGGGTGCTGGCGGCTCTGTTCACCGAGCGTCTCGGCCGTGTCGTGACCATTGAGGACCTCGGTCTGGTCCGGCACGGGCGTACGGGGAAACGGCAGGGCGACGGGAGCGTGGAACATCCCGACGGCATGCCGTGGGCGCCCGACCGAACCGCCGCGGTCCTCACCGAATTCACGGGAATGGACCTCATGCTCAACCGACGCGGCTTGGTGGGCGCGGGTGCCGCGCTCACCGCGGGATCCGTACTCAGCAGTGCCATGCACGACTGGCTGCACACCGATCCGGCCCTCACCGCCGATGCCCCCCAGTTCGACGACCCCCTGCACGCCGACCCCGCTGGGTTCGACCGCTACGAGGCCGCCCCCATCGGGTCGCAGGAGATCGAGGAACTGGAGCGCTCGGTCGAGGTGTTCCGGGCCTGGGACGCGGCCCGCGGCGGCGGGCTGCAACGCAAGGCGGTCGTGGGCCAGCTCAACGAGGTGGGCGGCATGCTCGCCTACCGGCAGCCCGACCATCTCCAGCGGCGCCTGTGGGGCGTCGCCGCCAACCTGGCCGTCCTCGCGGGCTGGATGTCCCACGACGTGGGCCTCGAACCGACGGCTCAGAAGTACTTCGTCATCGCCGCCCATGCCGCGAGAGAGGGCGGTGACCGGCCCCGCGCCGGCGAGGCGCTCTCCCGTGCGGCCCGCCAGATGGTGCACCTGGGCCGGCCCGACGACGCACTCGACCTGATGAAGCTCGCCCGGTCCGGCTCCGGCGAACAGGTGCTGCCCCGCACCAGGGCGATGCTCTACACCATCGAGGCCTGGGCACAGGCTTCCATGGGCAAGGGCCAGGCGATGCGCCGCACCCTCGGACAGGCGGAGGACCTCTTCGTCTCCGACAAGAGCGACGTGCCACCGCCGAGCTGGATGCAGACCTTCAAGGAGGAGGACCTGTACGGCATGCAGGCCCTGGCCTACCGCACGCTGGCGGAGCACGATCCGAGTGCGGCCGCGCACGCCCAGCACTACGCGGAGAAGGCCCTCGCCCTGCGGGTCGACGGACGGCAGCGGTCGAAGATCTTCGACTTCCTGTCGATGGCCTCGGCCTGCTTCATCGCCGACGACCCCGAACAGGCGGACCGCTATGCGCGGCTGGCGCTGGTGTCGATGGGCTCCAACTCCTCGCACCGCACCTGGGACCGGCTGCGTCAGATGTACCGGCTCACCGCCGAGTACTCCAGCTACCCGAAGATCAACGAGCTGCGCGAGGAGATCAGGCAGGCACTGCCGAAGCCGAAGGGAAGGGGTGGCAACAGCGCTCGGGCGTGA
- a CDS encoding baeRF3 domain-containing protein: MEHALSPATLSELRRPRAYPAVSVLTPTHRREPENAQDPVRLRNVVAEAKKQLEADPAVPRERRADVVRQLDLALAEIDLSHTEDGLVIFAAPGEHQVWSLSRAVPERVVLSDTFLTRNLVSAQASERPFWVLSVSADRATLWNGGVDRVTEHRAGGFPLTRTRENFDSERLERIGDMPSTFRDEDTRHFLRDTDTALAKLLREDPRPLYITGETAALSALDDVGSVTKDAVHVPHGGLAHGTPDAVWHAVRPLVAAEARRSTDAVTLELEAARGRRAFAAGVDEIWQSAREGRLRLLAVEENYRVTVRDAGGDHLMPAESGDLDAREDIVDEIVEQCLETGAEVRFVPDGTLGGSDGIAGVLRY, translated from the coding sequence ATGGAGCACGCACTCAGCCCTGCGACCCTCTCCGAACTGCGCCGACCGCGCGCCTATCCGGCGGTGTCCGTACTCACGCCGACCCACCGCCGTGAACCCGAGAACGCCCAGGACCCGGTCCGGCTGCGCAATGTGGTGGCCGAGGCCAAGAAACAGCTGGAGGCCGACCCGGCGGTCCCCCGGGAGCGGCGCGCCGATGTCGTCCGGCAGCTCGACCTGGCCCTCGCCGAGATCGATCTTTCCCATACCGAGGACGGTCTGGTGATCTTCGCCGCTCCGGGCGAGCACCAGGTGTGGTCCCTGTCCCGTGCCGTACCGGAGCGCGTGGTGCTCTCGGACACCTTCCTGACCCGCAACCTCGTCTCCGCCCAGGCCTCGGAGCGCCCGTTCTGGGTCCTGTCGGTCTCGGCCGACCGCGCCACACTGTGGAACGGCGGCGTCGACCGTGTCACCGAGCACCGGGCCGGCGGCTTTCCGCTGACCAGGACCCGCGAGAATTTCGACTCCGAGCGCCTGGAGCGGATCGGTGACATGCCGAGCACGTTCCGGGACGAGGACACGCGGCACTTCCTGCGGGACACCGACACGGCGCTGGCCAAGCTCCTGCGCGAGGACCCGCGGCCGCTGTACATCACCGGCGAGACCGCGGCACTGTCCGCGCTGGACGACGTCGGCAGCGTCACCAAGGACGCGGTGCACGTCCCGCACGGCGGTCTCGCGCACGGCACCCCGGACGCGGTCTGGCATGCGGTCCGGCCACTGGTCGCCGCGGAAGCCCGCAGGAGCACCGACGCGGTGACCCTGGAGCTCGAAGCGGCGCGCGGACGGAGGGCGTTCGCGGCCGGTGTCGACGAGATCTGGCAGAGCGCCCGGGAGGGTCGACTGCGATTGCTGGCCGTCGAGGAGAACTACCGGGTCACGGTCCGCGATGCGGGCGGCGACCATCTGATGCCGGCCGAGAGCGGCGACCTCGACGCCCGCGAGGACATCGTGGACGAGATCGTCGAACAATGCCTGGAGACCGGTGCCGAGGTCCGTTTCGTACCGGACGGCACGCTGGGAGGATCCGACGGCATCGCGGGGGTGCTGCGGTACTGA
- a CDS encoding N-acetylmuramoyl-L-alanine amidase — MRGSTTDPNRATRRVIGTLAGTALLLPLLGAAPSQAEDSSAGLQQAFASAAAEYHVPQSVLLGVSYLQSRWDGHAGAPSVTGGYGPMHLTDARTALASGPHHSEGTEDARGDSARPALLPETKVPTPTELPARLETLPKAAELSGLSAGDLRADPAANIAGGAALLAAAQKDLGEPLSQDPADWYGAVARFSGADDSATAAAYANDVFDVLRTGEERTTDAGQRIALTAQPTLAPDTAQLARTGLRTLGSGNTECPKSVSCEWIPAPYEEFGDNDYGNHDLGNRPASQSIKYIVIHDTEGAWEGVLNLVQDPTYVSWNYTLRSTDGHIAQHVKAKDVAWHAGNWYINAKSIGLEHEGFLANPDAWYTEAMYRSSARLVKYLSAKYGIPLDRQHILGHDNVPGPTTSTVSGMHTDPGPYWDWRHYFELLGHPFKATSAKRGGLVTIRPDYATNQPQYTGCVAKGEPCASHGSSEVRLHSSPDENSALITDIGMGGRAPTTDVNDLSSRVSTGQQYAVADRDGDWTAIWYLGQKAWFKNPRSNPTAVSTAGLVVTPKEGLDSVPVYGRAYPEASAYPTGVPAQAVSPLPYKLLKGQTYVIGDKVPGEYYYAVTFTTDSHKVVVGQDLYYEIQYGHRVEFVRAADVEVKPSGRRR; from the coding sequence TTGCGAGGATCCACGACCGACCCCAACAGAGCCACCCGGAGGGTGATCGGCACGCTGGCCGGCACCGCCCTGCTGCTGCCCCTGCTCGGCGCGGCCCCGTCGCAGGCCGAAGACTCCTCGGCCGGCCTCCAGCAGGCCTTCGCCTCGGCGGCCGCCGAGTACCACGTCCCGCAGAGCGTCCTCCTCGGCGTCTCCTATCTCCAGTCCCGCTGGGACGGCCACGCCGGAGCGCCGAGTGTGACCGGTGGCTACGGCCCGATGCACCTGACCGACGCCCGCACCGCACTCGCCTCGGGACCGCACCACAGCGAGGGCACGGAGGACGCCCGTGGCGACAGCGCCCGCCCGGCGCTGCTCCCGGAGACGAAGGTGCCGACGCCCACCGAGCTCCCGGCCCGGCTGGAGACCTTGCCGAAGGCGGCCGAGCTGAGCGGTCTGAGCGCCGGGGACCTGCGCGCCGACCCCGCGGCGAACATCGCCGGCGGTGCCGCGTTGCTGGCCGCCGCACAGAAGGACCTGGGCGAGCCGCTGAGCCAGGACCCGGCGGACTGGTACGGCGCGGTGGCCCGCTTCTCCGGCGCGGACGACAGCGCGACGGCGGCAGCGTACGCGAACGACGTCTTCGACGTGCTGCGCACCGGCGAGGAGCGCACCACGGACGCCGGTCAGCGGATCGCACTGACCGCGCAGCCGACGCTCGCCCCCGACACCGCGCAGCTCGCCCGGACGGGGCTGCGCACGCTCGGCAGCGGCAACACCGAGTGCCCGAAGAGCGTGTCCTGCGAGTGGATCCCGGCACCTTACGAGGAGTTCGGGGACAACGACTACGGCAACCACGACCTGGGGAACCGTCCGGCCTCGCAGAGCATCAAATACATCGTCATCCACGACACGGAGGGCGCCTGGGAGGGTGTCCTCAACCTGGTGCAGGACCCCACCTATGTGTCGTGGAACTACACCCTGCGCTCGACCGACGGTCACATCGCCCAGCATGTGAAGGCGAAGGACGTGGCCTGGCACGCGGGCAACTGGTACATCAACGCGAAGTCGATCGGTCTGGAGCACGAGGGCTTCCTGGCGAATCCGGACGCCTGGTACACGGAGGCGATGTACCGGTCCTCGGCGCGGCTGGTGAAGTACCTCTCCGCGAAGTACGGCATCCCGCTGGACCGGCAGCACATCCTCGGCCATGACAACGTGCCGGGCCCGACGACCTCCACCGTCTCGGGCATGCACACCGACCCCGGCCCGTACTGGGACTGGCGGCACTACTTCGAGCTGCTGGGCCACCCGTTCAAGGCGACCTCCGCCAAGCGGGGCGGCCTGGTGACGATCCGGCCCGACTACGCGACCAACCAGCCGCAGTACACGGGCTGCGTCGCCAAGGGCGAGCCCTGCGCGTCCCACGGTTCGAGCGAGGTACGGCTCCACTCGTCCCCCGACGAGAACTCCGCTCTCATCACGGACATCGGTATGGGCGGCCGGGCTCCGACGACCGACGTGAACGACCTCTCGTCGCGGGTCTCCACCGGCCAGCAGTATGCAGTCGCGGACCGGGACGGTGACTGGACGGCGATCTGGTACCTGGGCCAGAAGGCGTGGTTCAAGAACCCCAGGAGCAACCCGACCGCGGTGAGTACCGCCGGTCTCGTCGTCACCCCCAAGGAGGGCCTCGACAGCGTCCCGGTGTACGGCCGCGCCTACCCCGAGGCCTCCGCCTATCCGACGGGGGTCCCCGCACAGGCGGTGTCGCCGCTGCCGTACAAGCTGCTCAAGGGCCAGACGTACGTGATCGGTGACAAGGTGCCCGGCGAGTACTACTACGCGGTCACCTTCACGACGGACTCGCACAAGGTCGTGGTCGGCCAGGACCTGTACTACGAGATCCAGTACGGCCACCGGGTGGAGTTCGTGCGGGCGGCGGACGTCGAGGTGAAGCCCTCGGGCCGGCGCCGGTAG
- a CDS encoding SsgA family sporulation/cell division regulator, with protein sequence MDTTLEQPAPARLITAENQELPVPAILRYDSTDPLAVCVDFPPEVSLDGQAVTWTFARTLLEEGLRGPAGGGDVHLWPCGRSTTVVEFHSPYGLALLQFGTPALRSFLLRTYAVVDAGQEDLGEAVEQGLSALFGGV encoded by the coding sequence ATGGACACGACCCTCGAGCAGCCCGCCCCTGCCCGGCTGATCACCGCGGAGAACCAGGAACTGCCCGTCCCCGCCATCCTGCGCTACGACTCCACCGACCCGCTGGCCGTCTGTGTCGACTTCCCGCCCGAGGTCTCCCTGGACGGACAGGCAGTGACCTGGACCTTCGCCCGTACCCTGCTGGAGGAGGGGCTGCGGGGGCCGGCCGGCGGCGGGGACGTGCACCTCTGGCCGTGCGGCCGGAGCACGACGGTCGTGGAGTTCCACTCGCCGTATGGTCTCGCCCTCCTCCAGTTCGGCACGCCCGCCCTGCGAAGCTTCCTGCTCCGCACCTATGCGGTGGTCGACGCAGGGCAGGAGGACCTCGGCGAGGCCGTCGAACAGGGGCTCAGCGCGCTCTTCGGGGGTGTCTGA